Genomic DNA from Solanum pennellii chromosome 3, SPENNV200:
catatataagaataaaaaagagtCAAAATAATATGGAATCTACAGCAAGCAACAGAAGACAAGAACAACAACCAATAAtccaataaattaaattgatggGCAAGGCGGCAGATAGTCTATGATAAAGGGATTGTTAGCTGAAGTCGACATCTCCGATATGACATGATTAGATTCCAGATCAAATTTCTTTGACAGTGGTATTAGTTCCTCTGGAGCTCAACCTGTTAAGAAAGAAGAAATGGAAAcctaactattttatttttctagtcAATAAATGGGCTCGACCCAATCCatgtaaatatgtttttaaatatttcgtgtatcattttatttgtatatgtgGTATGTTTTCCGTCGAAGGGTATCCAATATGTGTGCCTATGCCCCTGATAATATGATcgttatatatttattgtttcaatATGATATAGCACgttcaaacaaataaaatcataattataatgcaatgcaattatatttaattaatgtggAGAGTTGTTACTATTATGAGTTTTGGCATGCTAGATGTGTACATGTTGCAGCAATTCTCAAATAGAGAGTTTAGATCGATCATATTAAATGAAGAGATAAATATATAAAGAGCTACCTGTTGTAATTTGAAACTAATAGTTTGAAGGTACACAGAAAAATAATGTACAAAGTTAAGGCTTCattgaggagaaaaagaaaaatgaagggTTATAATTTAGTGAgaggaaaaaatgaatttacagTTGGTGATCTgatacaaaaaaagaagaagttgaaTTAGTGATCTAACAAGGTTTTCCTGGTTTGCAGCCAAGTACACCTGCAAATCTAGTCATCCAAGTGACATCTTCTGCTGGGGCTGCTGATATTCCATCATAAAGATCTTTGTGTTTGCTTGACCATTCTGGATCTCCTGATTCAGTGAAGTATGCACCATTCATGAATAGATTTCCTTCTGATCTCCATGTCCATTGCATCCAAACTGATTCTGGATTGTACTCCCTTTTTGTTACCTGTTTCTTGAAGATGTCTGGTGGTGCTATAAAACGATTACCCTGTGTAATGATAGTAGGATGCATGCTACCACCAATGGCATACATATTCCAATGAGTATAATCATTGTTAACAACATGTATATATCCCCATCGACATCTTGGCATTCTTTGTATCAATCTCTTTCCAAAATGATTGAAAGCTAATGTTATTTGCATAACTTGATCAATCGAAGAACTATCACTTGCACCAAACAACATCACCTCATTGTGATCAGTGAAATGTCCATTTGATATAGTGATACCTGTTGATCCTTCTACAGCATCTATCAAACCATCATAACAACGTTGCATAGACACATGATCAATCCATATATTTGATGCACCGAAGATTGAAATGCCATCTCCATCACTCTTTGTACGTATACCAATATGGTCAACAGCATCCCGAACCATTCCACCATTACCCTCAACGATGTCATGAATGTGAAGTCCGTGGATGATCACATTCTTGATGTACTGGAGGGTTATACCAGCACCTTTAGTAATGTGAACATTAACACCACGAGCATCTATCGTCTTGTCACTCTGCATGATCATCTCCTGGTGCAACCTATTCATGAaacacaacatatatatatatatatatatgagcattgaaattctatttatatatatatatatatatatatatatatatagaaacgTACGTACTTACCTAATGTTCATACCCCTTTTAAATATGATCCACAATGGCTCCTTTTGGATAACAGCATGACGAAGAGTTCCGGGTTTTGGATCATTATAATCATCAGAATTATCTGTGACAACATAGAATTCACCGTCTTTGCCACCAGTGGCCTTAGATCCAAATCCCATTGCACAATCTGCTAATTTTTTCCTATTGTCTGCCCAATTAGGATCACATCTCCAACACTTATCAATTGGATTTGTGACCATGCAAGGTCCAGTGTACTTTTTTGTCCCTAGACCCCTCCTTGTGCTATTATTATGTGTACCTTTCACTTTCTTTAATTCCTTCATCGTGCTGCAATACAATCCATAACGTGAATACATAAAGAcaaacatgaaaaatgaagaataaataaaGTTATAACTTACTCCCGAAGTTTTTGGTTAAATGAAAGTGTGACATTTTCAGGATGTGGTTCATATATTTTACGGGCATACTCCTTTGCTTCTTCGGCTCTTCTCCTCCACACCTCGTCGTAGTGACCAATATGAGCCATAAGACTTGGTATTATTGTAGCAAAAGTGATACAGAGAAACAGGAAGCTATACTTTATCTTAGGACCTCccatctctattttttttaaacaattttttatattgatattttcttcttctttttttttttgtcgtTTTCCTTAAACCTTCCTGTTGTTGTTACCAAGGTCAAGGGTCGAACCTTTTAACTCTCTAGGGGTTCTGGCCCTTTATTGACCGGCCGTGACAACAAGAAGTTTTATTTCGAAGTTAGGGCTCGGTCTCAACGAGACAACAACTATGaaaggtcttttttttttttttttttgcacttTGTGAAATGTTGTTTAAATACTATTACTTGTGATTAACACCCAACACATAATTTCTAAACTTGCGCACGGTCACTTGTTTTGAAACTAAATGTCCATCACAATTTCATTCCATAGCTCTTTGCTGCAAAGGCATTGAGAATATTTCGCCAAAATTGAACTAGTCAAAACATATAATAATCAAGAGAATGGAGGAAAAATAATACAACTCACAAGGGTTAATTAAGTGGATGCGAGGTTACCAATTTACCATAATCATTTTTAGTTATATGACACTAGTAAATTTAGCCCAAAATTTTTAAgatgattttattaattttcaattataaataaattagataaCAAATACTTACATTTGTaattttaacttcattcatgggaaattgattttatcaaaaaaataaaaaaaacaaaaaaaaacttaaattagtACTTcctccatttaaaaaagaataatctagtttgacttggaagtTGGAACAGAGTTTAATAAAAGAAGAAACTTTTtgatcttgtggttctaaaataaagttatgtcaaatgtatcaaaatgtcatttaatcttgtggtcttaaatatgtCACATGGAAAGTTAAAGTAAAAGTGTTGTCAAAAAAAGAAAGgggttattcttttttaaacagactaaaaagaaaataggaccattctttttaaaaaggaGGGAATACCATCTAATAtctattcttttatatattagagttgttataattgaaaaattatgagTTTATTATCCATTTGAATAAGTTCTTTTATAAAGCTATTACATggtaataagaataaaaataataagtttatcaggaaaatgaaagaaagaaaaacatttgATAGTAGATAAATAAAATACGGAACTAGACATTAACCGTAAGAATTGACTTAAAGTTTTCTTCCACTAAAATCATGTAATTTTCTAATGTAAGTGCAATATGTAGAGCTAACATTCAAGCTAAcattaaaatagtaaatttatgaagaaaacaaaaagtagaTTATCTCATAAACTTTCCCTTAAATTTGACTTTATAACACTCAATTCTTCTTGAAAGTTATGATATTACATTTATCttccttatttcaattttctACTAACACTTCtaagtaaatataaatatagattattattctaaactatatatttggtaaatataaatatagattaTTATTCTAAACTATATATTTGGACTCATATGTCCCTCATAAGCAACTCAAGAATCTCAATTAAACCTTTCTTGTAAGTAGACTTACATATAGATAGAGTTTTCGTCTAGCTtcctaaatatttaaataaaatatttgatagaaGTAAATAAATGTGTAATCTTACATCTCCGTAAGAAGGAAGAGTGCTCTTAAAACTCTTTTTAGGAATTGCCTTTATTTCAATCCATTTCATTAGCTGCCTTTAttgtgaaaagaaaataatgttttcAGTTGTTCATTAGTAATGAATCtatagttcaaaaaaaaaaatcaaattggtGGAAGAAACAGGCCTCTTAAGGAAACGGAACGGtgtaaatttgaagaaaaaaaaaacttcaaaatctCTCAAAAAAGATATATAACATGTTAGACGCAGATAGGTTCCACATCATGGCGGAGccaaaattttcaataagggaattcaaaatctaaaaaagtAGACACATGAAGTAGTCGAAGGAAGTTCCatatctactatatatatataaaaaaattattttaaccatatataaatcatataattttctGCCGAAGAAGTCCAGATGAACCCCTCATATAGGGTGGTTCCGTCACTGTTTCCACGTCACCTTATTTATGCCTAACTTAATAGTAGATATAGATATAATTTTCTTCCTTATGATTGTTTGTATAAATAAGAAGATTAAtcaatgaaaagaaaattagcAAGACTTTTTTTGAAGAGGTgataaatatactaaaaaagACAAACGAAATATATTACTCCGACACACAAAAATAATCATTCTGCTTTAAAATTAGAAGTCATGTTATCGTCCTATTAgtataaaatatagaattacaATGAAAAGAAGATAAGTATTATTCTTACCTAATATTAATACTTAACcatcaaaaatgaaaatgtaaCAAATTTTGTTGGAAAAAATGGCAAAATTTGGTATCAGAAAATATGATGGAAACCAATAAGCTACAACGTAAGGCAAATGACagacaaaaaataaagattcaAGTTTGCctagaaaggaaaaaaacaatCCAAGTTGAGAATAAAATTGCACAACTGAGATTTTTCTTTCTCCATTCTTTTAAACTTTATATGACAATGTTTACAATTTATCCATCAATATATATGTCATGCATtactataaaaaaagaaaaatcaataacCCAAAGTAAAAGGGAAatgaattataaaatttgataaaCTACATCTAAGgactatattaattaattaatttatatgacatatcGATTAATAGACTGAAAGGAGTGATTTGTTTAGTTTactcttataaataaaatatatcggaaaataaggagaaaagaaattatatttgagaattatatttttacaaattttagtcTAACAGAGGTGTCAGGCTAtatctcttttttctttaaaaaaaaagaatgcaaAGAGACGTGAGatgatctctctctctctctctctatatatatatatatatatgtatatactaaTGATTAATCTAGACAAGGTGTTGTGGGTGTATAACACCCCGGTATTTAAAAAGAACTAGAAATAGAAAGAACTATTTTGAAAAGAGTAAAATTGGAAATTTTGGCAAGTTatgctaagtatgagt
This window encodes:
- the LOC107012980 gene encoding probable pectate lyase P59, with product MGGPKIKYSFLFLCITFATIIPSLMAHIGHYDEVWRRRAEEAKEYARKIYEPHPENVTLSFNQKLRDTMKELKKVKGTHNNSTRRGLGTKKYTGPCMVTNPIDKCWRCDPNWADNRKKLADCAMGFGSKATGGKDGEFYVVTDNSDDYNDPKPGTLRHAVIQKEPLWIIFKRGMNIRLHQEMIMQSDKTIDARGVNVHITKGAGITLQYIKNVIIHGLHIHDIVEGNGGMVRDAVDHIGIRTKSDGDGISIFGASNIWIDHVSMQRCYDGLIDAVEGSTGITISNGHFTDHNEVMLFGASDSSSIDQVMQITLAFNHFGKRLIQRMPRCRWGYIHVVNNDYTHWNMYAIGGSMHPTIITQGNRFIAPPDIFKKQVTKREYNPESVWMQWTWRSEGNLFMNGAYFTESGDPEWSSKHKDLYDGISAAPAEDVTWMTRFAGVLGCKPGKPC